A single genomic interval of Camelus bactrianus isolate YW-2024 breed Bactrian camel chromosome 15, ASM4877302v1, whole genome shotgun sequence harbors:
- the LOC105078871 gene encoding coiled-coil domain-containing protein 144A isoform X8, with product MLVVMVLNTKESLPSSHTGAENIQEKLQLSGKDDEEMVELGTSNGSCMDSLKNVEQKMDLVVEVSPSNEDISVIRVSPKHDIDDSRPPSDEDLDLAPKSTSEIQLPNHVDHLSGAAGLGEKNTLNGQIENSTEKYPHLKPAVGVKDSVPKKTGEMKNLHRFKSDPSDGDSTSFSLNNEAGQRAEHLKVDKCPLVSQSVTTNQSAPTELRQMALVDKDGMSIGAVSLSENAALRGLCESQLPEKSSSKEADLDLERTSEEEQERLDGSENNHSQDKCVLQACTVKEKKSEDQIKQINLSLVHLQKMPREPEMNMEHDRKDVPVSSKHSCMEKHEDMWVKQGRLDWKNNSEFITKKSNQKISKIDEKCKITFHRKVESLRDDSELHGDLKELLSTVTDNIFDCEEKDAPGASVSVGFQAFSEHKEPSLENVLPSYSKSESTEYGCQSSSKLYLNENKLDGSDKPDTEHVFNKNEGSFYNDRENEVRNRVPFKVKEDQEFATKRIQTRNQNTHWKSDIGHAPQVEVEENRNKSSELKGSETMCDGSYYKGLTQQRKRGNSDSSCSGSYMTEVKKNESGKRTLKASVTSCVFAKTASLAVGVLHMNDNSSLSEGDQGCGRFSKKTSTEKDQVKEQMNSVDGLDDLTLAPETASEDCESLSPDYKNTLRLIEQLGPESKDSDRLLKIQDPVDSFRPTELKESDCALLRGKIKEMENKVNWLHTELLKTREAKSQLKLKNVEWEQELCHMRFTLEQETKKKENAYTLYEKSKDDLKRKEKQYNEQVYLKQQLEITARALECKLKSIRNKPNQVLEEQNDAQRQLSREQNARVIQDEILAHRLSQQKEAEKANKKMNAEDTMDFELSDPKDSSEVLPQQLPEDESQFRGPEIELHPRRDALRPTTLVLECVHRDRGQAQCSNKETEAFSQSKQGEVNKYIGKQAFLKEKVCKLQSENMLLRQQLEVAQNEARSEKTILNIPELFLDHMGKLEAMSRRVLMLEKENKELINECRCLKDRLYQCEMDRAEMEAHMRQLQQELTDTRKKVSMLEASLEVTAHHHTNSENKRRDGERKSHQTANPNADLPAKEESTSSVLLHLSAETQLLLKELVSMKEMQKKCETLEKEKKKLEEEILNLRGHL from the exons agtACGTCTGAGATTCAACTACCGAACCATGTTGATCATTTATCTGGAGCTGCAggtctaggagaaaaaaatacattaaatggacaaatagaaa ATTCTACTGAAAAATATCCTCACCTGAAG CCTGCAGTTGGAGTGAAAGATTCTGTTCCtaaaaaaacaggagaaatgaagaatttacaCAGATTCAAATCAG atcCTTCAGACGGGGATTCTACTAGTTTTAGCCTCAATAATGAGGCTGGTCAAAGAGCCGAGCATTTGAAAGTTGATAAATGTCCGTTGGTATCGCAATCAGTGACCACAAACCAGTCAGCACCCACAGAACTGAGGCAGATGGCCCTAGTAGATAAAGACGGGATGAGTATTGGAGCTGTGTCTCTGTCAGAAAATGCAGCGCTCCGTGGCCTGTGTGAATCACAGCTGCCAGAGAAAAGCAGCAGTAAAGAAG CAGACCTAGACTTAGAAAGGACATctgaggaagagcaagaaagacTTGATGGAAGTGAAAATAACCACTCACAG GATAAATGTGTTTTACAAGCGTgtactgtgaaagaaaagaaatctgaagatcaAATCAAGCAGATTAATCTTTCACTTGtgcatctgcaaaaaatgccTAGAGAACCAGAAATGAATATGGAACATGACAGAAAGGACGTACCTGTATCTTCAAAACATTCTTGTATGGAGAAACATGAGGACATGTGGGTCAAACAAGGCAGATTGGActggaaaaataattcagaatttatcacaaagaagtcaaatcagaaaatcagtaaaatcgatgaaaaatgtaaaatcactTTTCATCGTAAGGTAGAGTCACTACGTGATGACTCTGAACTACATGGTGATTTAAAGGAACTACTTTCCACTGTGACAGATAATATATTTGATTGTGAGGAAAAAGATGCACCTGGAGCCTCTGTCTCTGTAGGATTCCAGGCATTCTCTGAACACAAAGAGCCCAGTCTTGAAAATGTTCTTCCATCTTATTCTAAGTCTGAGTCAACAGAGTATGGTTGCCAGTCATcttcaaaactttatttaaatgaaaataagttagATGGAAGTGATAAACCAGACACTGAACatgtttttaacaaaaatgagGGGAGTTTTTATAATGATAGAGAAAATGAAGTAAGGAACCGAGTTCCATTTAAAGTGAAAGAAGACCAAGAATTTGCTACAAAAAGAATACAGACAAGGAACCAAAATACTCACTGGAAATCAGACATTGGACATGCACCTCAG GTTGAAGTAGAAGAGAACAGGAACAAAAGTAGTGAACTGAAAGGATCAGAAACCATGTGTGATGGCAGTTATTACAAAGGATTAActcagcagaggaagaggggaaattcTGATAG TAGCTGTTCTGGCTCGTATATGACGGaagtaaagaagaatgaaagtggAAAACGGACATTAAAAGCATCTGTGACTTCATGTGTATTTGCGAAGACTGCCTCACTGGCTGTTGGTGTCCTACACATGAATGACAACAGCAGTTTAAGTGAAGGAGATCAAGGTTGTGGCAG gtttTCAAAGAAAACGTCTACTGAAAAGGACCAg gtcAAAGAGCAGATGAATTCTGTGGATGGCCTCGATGACTTAACTCTGGCACCGGAGACAGCTTCCGAGGATTGCGAGTCGCTTTCCCCTGATTATAAGAACACCCTGAGGCTAATCGAACAACTTGGCCCGGAGAGTAAAG attctgataggTTATTGAAAATTCAGGATCCAGTTGATTCATTCAGACCAACAGAACTTAAAGAATCTGACTGTGCACTACttagaggaaaaattaaagaaatggaaaataaggtgAACTGGCTACACACAGAGCTGCTGAAAACAAGAGAAGCAAAATCAcagttaaaacttaaaaatgtggAGTGGGAACAAGAGCTCTGCCACATGAG attcacattagaacaagaaacaaagaagaaggaaaatgctTATACATTATATGAAAAATCTAaggatgatttaaaaagaaaagagaaacaatacaATGAGCAGGTTTACCTGAAACAACAACTTGAAATCACTGCCCGAGCACTAGAATGCAAACTGAAGAGCATAAGGAATAAACCAAATCAG GTTTTAGAAGAGCAAAATGACGCTCAGAGACAACTTTCTCGAGAGCAGAATgccagagtaatacaagatgaaatcCTGGCCCATCGTCTTTCccaacaaaaggaggcagaaaaggctaataagaaaatgaatgctgAG GACACAATGGATTTTGAGCTGTCTGACCCAAAAGATAGCAGCGAGGTGCTTCCTCAGCAACTTCCTGAAGATGAAAGTCAATTCCGTGGCCCAGAAATTGAGCTCCATCCCAGGAGAGATGCTCTTAGACCAACGACTTTGGTATTAGAATGTGTGCATAGAGACCGAGGCCAAGCCCAGTgttcaaacaaggaaactgaagccttcTCTCAAAGCAAACAAGGGGAAGTCAACAAATACATTGGAAAGCAGGCATTCTTGAAGGAGAAAGTATGTAAACTACAAAGTGAAAACATGTTGCTTCGACAGCAACTGGAAGTTGCTCAAAATGAAGCCAGAAGTGAAAAGACAATACTTAATATCCCAGAGCTGTTTCTGGATCACATGGGAAAACTTGAAGCCATGAGCAGACGAGTTCTGATGctggagaaagaaaacaaggagtTAATCAATGAATGTAGATGTTTAAAGGACAGACTGTATCAGTGTGAAATGGACAGAGCAGAAATGGAA GCCCATATGAGACAGCTTCAACAAGAACTGACTGACACCCGGAAGAAAGTGTCTATGTTGGAAGCGTCCCTGGAGGTGACAGCACATCATCACACTAACTCAGAAAATAAGAGACgggatggagagaggaagtcACATCAAACTGCGAACCCA AATGCTGATCTTCCAGCAAAAGAAGAATCTACATCTTCAGTACTTCTCCATCTGAGTGCAGAAACTCAGCTTCTTCTAAAAGAACTAGTATCTATGAAAGAGATGCAAAAGAAGTGTGAAACActagagaaggagaagaagaagttGGAGGAAGAAATACTAAACCTCAGAGGTCACCTCTAA
- the LOC105078871 gene encoding coiled-coil domain-containing protein 144A isoform X7: MFPVNEEENRDASAKESLPSSHTGAENIQEKLQLSGKDDEEMVELGTSNGSCMDSLKNVEQKMDLVVEVSPSNEDISVIRVSPKHDIDDSRPPSDEDLDLAPKSTSEIQLPNHVDHLSGAAGLGEKNTLNGQIENSTEKYPHLKPAVGVKDSVPKKTGEMKNLHRFKSDPSDGDSTSFSLNNEAGQRAEHLKVDKCPLVSQSVTTNQSAPTELRQMALVDKDGMSIGAVSLSENAALRGLCESQLPEKSSSKEADLDLERTSEEEQERLDGSENNHSQDKCVLQACTVKEKKSEDQIKQINLSLVHLQKMPREPEMNMEHDRKDVPVSSKHSCMEKHEDMWVKQGRLDWKNNSEFITKKSNQKISKIDEKCKITFHRKVESLRDDSELHGDLKELLSTVTDNIFDCEEKDAPGASVSVGFQAFSEHKEPSLENVLPSYSKSESTEYGCQSSSKLYLNENKLDGSDKPDTEHVFNKNEGSFYNDRENEVRNRVPFKVKEDQEFATKRIQTRNQNTHWKSDIGHAPQVEVEENRNKSSELKGSETMCDGSYYKGLTQQRKRGNSDSSCSGSYMTEVKKNESGKRTLKASVTSCVFAKTASLAVGVLHMNDNSSLSEGDQGCGRFSKKTSTEKDQVKEQMNSVDGLDDLTLAPETASEDCESLSPDYKNTLRLIEQLGPESKDSDRLLKIQDPVDSFRPTELKESDCALLRGKIKEMENKVNWLHTELLKTREAKSQLKLKNVEWEQELCHMRFTLEQETKKKENAYTLYEKSKDDLKRKEKQYNEQVYLKQQLEITARALECKLKSIRNKPNQVLEEQNDAQRQLSREQNARVIQDEILAHRLSQQKEAEKANKKMNAEDTMDFELSDPKDSSEVLPQQLPEDESQFRGPEIELHPRRDALRPTTLVLECVHRDRGQAQCSNKETEAFSQSKQGEVNKYIGKQAFLKEKVCKLQSENMLLRQQLEVAQNEARSEKTILNIPELFLDHMGKLEAMSRRVLMLEKENKELINECRCLKDRLYQCEMDRAEMEAHMRQLQQELTDTRKKVSMLEASLEVTAHHHTNSENKRRDGERKSHQTANPNADLPAKEESTSSVLLHLSAETQLLLKELVSMKEMQKKCETLEKEKKKLEEEILNLRGHL, from the exons agtACGTCTGAGATTCAACTACCGAACCATGTTGATCATTTATCTGGAGCTGCAggtctaggagaaaaaaatacattaaatggacaaatagaaa ATTCTACTGAAAAATATCCTCACCTGAAG CCTGCAGTTGGAGTGAAAGATTCTGTTCCtaaaaaaacaggagaaatgaagaatttacaCAGATTCAAATCAG atcCTTCAGACGGGGATTCTACTAGTTTTAGCCTCAATAATGAGGCTGGTCAAAGAGCCGAGCATTTGAAAGTTGATAAATGTCCGTTGGTATCGCAATCAGTGACCACAAACCAGTCAGCACCCACAGAACTGAGGCAGATGGCCCTAGTAGATAAAGACGGGATGAGTATTGGAGCTGTGTCTCTGTCAGAAAATGCAGCGCTCCGTGGCCTGTGTGAATCACAGCTGCCAGAGAAAAGCAGCAGTAAAGAAG CAGACCTAGACTTAGAAAGGACATctgaggaagagcaagaaagacTTGATGGAAGTGAAAATAACCACTCACAG GATAAATGTGTTTTACAAGCGTgtactgtgaaagaaaagaaatctgaagatcaAATCAAGCAGATTAATCTTTCACTTGtgcatctgcaaaaaatgccTAGAGAACCAGAAATGAATATGGAACATGACAGAAAGGACGTACCTGTATCTTCAAAACATTCTTGTATGGAGAAACATGAGGACATGTGGGTCAAACAAGGCAGATTGGActggaaaaataattcagaatttatcacaaagaagtcaaatcagaaaatcagtaaaatcgatgaaaaatgtaaaatcactTTTCATCGTAAGGTAGAGTCACTACGTGATGACTCTGAACTACATGGTGATTTAAAGGAACTACTTTCCACTGTGACAGATAATATATTTGATTGTGAGGAAAAAGATGCACCTGGAGCCTCTGTCTCTGTAGGATTCCAGGCATTCTCTGAACACAAAGAGCCCAGTCTTGAAAATGTTCTTCCATCTTATTCTAAGTCTGAGTCAACAGAGTATGGTTGCCAGTCATcttcaaaactttatttaaatgaaaataagttagATGGAAGTGATAAACCAGACACTGAACatgtttttaacaaaaatgagGGGAGTTTTTATAATGATAGAGAAAATGAAGTAAGGAACCGAGTTCCATTTAAAGTGAAAGAAGACCAAGAATTTGCTACAAAAAGAATACAGACAAGGAACCAAAATACTCACTGGAAATCAGACATTGGACATGCACCTCAG GTTGAAGTAGAAGAGAACAGGAACAAAAGTAGTGAACTGAAAGGATCAGAAACCATGTGTGATGGCAGTTATTACAAAGGATTAActcagcagaggaagaggggaaattcTGATAG TAGCTGTTCTGGCTCGTATATGACGGaagtaaagaagaatgaaagtggAAAACGGACATTAAAAGCATCTGTGACTTCATGTGTATTTGCGAAGACTGCCTCACTGGCTGTTGGTGTCCTACACATGAATGACAACAGCAGTTTAAGTGAAGGAGATCAAGGTTGTGGCAG gtttTCAAAGAAAACGTCTACTGAAAAGGACCAg gtcAAAGAGCAGATGAATTCTGTGGATGGCCTCGATGACTTAACTCTGGCACCGGAGACAGCTTCCGAGGATTGCGAGTCGCTTTCCCCTGATTATAAGAACACCCTGAGGCTAATCGAACAACTTGGCCCGGAGAGTAAAG attctgataggTTATTGAAAATTCAGGATCCAGTTGATTCATTCAGACCAACAGAACTTAAAGAATCTGACTGTGCACTACttagaggaaaaattaaagaaatggaaaataaggtgAACTGGCTACACACAGAGCTGCTGAAAACAAGAGAAGCAAAATCAcagttaaaacttaaaaatgtggAGTGGGAACAAGAGCTCTGCCACATGAG attcacattagaacaagaaacaaagaagaaggaaaatgctTATACATTATATGAAAAATCTAaggatgatttaaaaagaaaagagaaacaatacaATGAGCAGGTTTACCTGAAACAACAACTTGAAATCACTGCCCGAGCACTAGAATGCAAACTGAAGAGCATAAGGAATAAACCAAATCAG GTTTTAGAAGAGCAAAATGACGCTCAGAGACAACTTTCTCGAGAGCAGAATgccagagtaatacaagatgaaatcCTGGCCCATCGTCTTTCccaacaaaaggaggcagaaaaggctaataagaaaatgaatgctgAG GACACAATGGATTTTGAGCTGTCTGACCCAAAAGATAGCAGCGAGGTGCTTCCTCAGCAACTTCCTGAAGATGAAAGTCAATTCCGTGGCCCAGAAATTGAGCTCCATCCCAGGAGAGATGCTCTTAGACCAACGACTTTGGTATTAGAATGTGTGCATAGAGACCGAGGCCAAGCCCAGTgttcaaacaaggaaactgaagccttcTCTCAAAGCAAACAAGGGGAAGTCAACAAATACATTGGAAAGCAGGCATTCTTGAAGGAGAAAGTATGTAAACTACAAAGTGAAAACATGTTGCTTCGACAGCAACTGGAAGTTGCTCAAAATGAAGCCAGAAGTGAAAAGACAATACTTAATATCCCAGAGCTGTTTCTGGATCACATGGGAAAACTTGAAGCCATGAGCAGACGAGTTCTGATGctggagaaagaaaacaaggagtTAATCAATGAATGTAGATGTTTAAAGGACAGACTGTATCAGTGTGAAATGGACAGAGCAGAAATGGAA GCCCATATGAGACAGCTTCAACAAGAACTGACTGACACCCGGAAGAAAGTGTCTATGTTGGAAGCGTCCCTGGAGGTGACAGCACATCATCACACTAACTCAGAAAATAAGAGACgggatggagagaggaagtcACATCAAACTGCGAACCCA AATGCTGATCTTCCAGCAAAAGAAGAATCTACATCTTCAGTACTTCTCCATCTGAGTGCAGAAACTCAGCTTCTTCTAAAAGAACTAGTATCTATGAAAGAGATGCAAAAGAAGTGTGAAACActagagaaggagaagaagaagttGGAGGAAGAAATACTAAACCTCAGAGGTCACCTCTAA